A genomic window from Dermacentor silvarum isolate Dsil-2018 chromosome 9, BIME_Dsil_1.4, whole genome shotgun sequence includes:
- the LOC119464923 gene encoding trypsin alpha-3-like, which translates to MIHAFLGVNLLLGTFRLMSAEELQINSPECGLSEPSKRIVNGKAAQEDQFPWMVFLRVYFPGQATRCGGSIITKRHVLTAGHCTLLNEEEAVKIDVIYGSNDIHKGTTLRAEKMIRHPQFDAAKFLYDIAILLVEKEIQYGNSARPICLPSAPVNIFNSDVVVAGWGFLSQDGKAVDYLRYTVVKIVPNARCADKFQHTGYRKDLMYCAYRLNTDACQGDSGGPLMTRVQDGRYLQVGIVSYGIGCALDDMPGVYARLEALVPWLLKFIGSYGSYRDLKMGEIS; encoded by the exons ATGATTCATGCCTTCCTTGGAGTGAACCTATTACTGGGCACTTTCCGGTTG ATGTCTGCGGAGGAATTGCAAATAAATAGTCCAG AATGCGGCCTGTCAGAACCTTCAAAAAGAATCGTGAACGGCAAGGCAGCGCAAGAAGACCAGTTCCCGTGGATG GTATTCCTAAGGGTGTACTTCCCGGGTCAGGCTACGAGATGCGGAGGGAGCATTATAACGAAACGACACGTGCTCACGGCGGGACATTGCACGCTGCT CAACGAAGAGGAGGCCGTGAAGATCGACGTCATCTACGGCAGCAATGATATTCACAAGGGAACGACGCTGCGAGCCGAGAAGATGATCCGGCATCCTCAATTTGACGCTGCCAAGTTCCTGTACGACATCGCCATTCTTCTG GTGGAGAAAGAAATCCAATACGGAAACAGTGCGAGGCCAATATGTCTTCCGTCTGCACCTGTGAATATCTTCAACTCGGACGTTGTTGTTGCTGGCTGGGGCTTCCTTTCACAAG ACGGCAAAGCGGTGGATTATCTTCGGTACACGGTGGTTAAGATTGTGCCCAATGCACGCTGTGCGGACAAGTTCCAGCACACAGGCTACCGGAAAGATCTCATGTATTGTGCATACAGGCTCAACACTGATGCTTGCCAG GGCGACTCCGGAGGACCCCTGATGACGCGAGTCCAAGACGGCCGCTACCTCCAAGTCGGCATCGTATCCTACGGCATCGGGTGTGCTCTGGACGACATGCCTGGAGTGTACGCTCGCCTGGAAGCCCTCGTTCCCTGGTTATTGAAATTCATAGGTTCCTACGGCAGTTACAGGGACCTCAAGATGGGCGAAATTTCGTAA